The Blastopirellula marina genomic sequence GGCCTCTTCGGTCTCGTGAGGGTTCATCCCAAACGGCCCTGCCTTGCCGTCGACCACCATGTACAGCGACAGGTACCACATGCCGAGCGTGTCGCTATAGAAGATCGTTCCGGCGGCGAGCTTTTTGGCTTTACGCTTGGAGAGGGCAAGTTTCATGGCAGATACGTTTAGTCGATTTCGGTGCGTTACTTCTGAAATTCCGCCAGCTCGATCTCGATAGACTGCGATGACGAAAGATCCTTCTCGATCGGGCTCTTACGGTCGTCGAACGCTCCCTTCAGCAGGTCCTTGTCGGGATAGGGATCAAGCTGCAGGATGGCGATACGATAGTTTCCTGGTGGAACGGTAGCCTCGAAGTGCCCCACTTTATCGACGCTTTGCGCGGTGCGGAAGCCTTTGGGTTTGCCATCTTGGAGCTGGATGAATTGAACCTGCACGACCCCTTTTTCTCCCACCTCGAGCGGCGTTCCGTTATTGGTTAACGTGCCGGTCACATGCGAATTGCCATCGCCGCAGCCAAGCAAACATGTGCTGGCCAGAAGGATCAAAAAGGTCAGGGCACGAAACAATTTCATGACGAATGCCTTACTGCGAAGTGGGAAGGAACAACAATGATCGGCGTAGCCACACCAGTTAGTTCTCGGAAATGACCTGGCCATCGGCAATCGCGTGCAGCGTTGACCAGACATCGAGATCGACTGTATCGGTGACATTGCTCACACTTCCGTCAACGCGTACGACATTCACAATGCCAGGGTGCAACGAGCGGGCATTGGCCTGGTTGTTGGTTCCGCTCTCGTAGCAGCCGCCACCTTTGGCCATGTCGACGCAGTCGTAAACGTCGTCGGAGTTGTCACCGGTGTCGTTGGGGCCATACATGTCGTGCTCGTTCATGCCATGCACGATGCTGCTGCCGCTGATGCCCAGGGCCCACACGCCGCGCTGATCTCCGACGTTTTCACCACAACGAATTTCGTCGAAGAGAATGGTGTTCGAGGTACCATCGAGGACTTCCGACATGTTCCGTCCTTTGTTGACGGTGAATACGCCGTGGGCTGGTACGTTCACACCGTTATTCAAGGTCTGCGTTTGATTGGTTTGATGCCAGTGGGTCGCCGCACCACCGTTGGCAGCGTACGTGCCGCGTCCCCAATTGTTACCCAGCGCAGTCGTGGGATTGAATGCCTGGGAAGTGCCGGTGGCCGAAGGGCACTGCAGCGTGGCAATAACCTGCGATCGAGCCAGCGGGCCACCGGTTGTCACAACCGCGTCCCGGTTCCACTTATCGGTGGTAACGGTCACGTTGGTGTTCACTTCAAACAATTCGTACAACGCGTCTTGCTCGATATACGGCAGCAACATCACAACCCAGTTGGGACCAATCTGATCTGGCTCGCTGTTGTCTGCTCGGCCACCGTTCTGGTTGTACAAACCGGCGGGGAATTTGCCGAAGGTGTCGTGATGGTTGTGGGCGGCGACCCCCAACTGTTTCAAGTTATTGATGCACTGCGAACGACGAGCGGCCTCGCGGGCCTGTTGGACGGCCGGCAAAAGCAACGCGATCAACACACCAATGATGGCAATCACCACCAATAGTTCTACCAAGGTAAACGCATGACGTGGGGCTGATTTGAACAAGGCGCGGCTCCTCATTGGCAGGAAGTAGATTGGATCAGACCAAAGACGAATCAAAAGAAGAGAATAAATAACTACATCAATGGTTAACCTACAAATTATAAAAACGTTTCTCTCGTTCAAAAGAATATTGTCCTGCATCCAGGTCCGCCGGCCCTTGGCAAGCGACCTTTAATGCGGCTGCCACTTCCGTACACTTGATTGAAGCGCTAGTTTATGAGGGTTCTGGCGCTCTTGAGATTTTCCACACGCCTGAGTGGAATAATGCCCACCGGAAGCATGGTTGCTCGGATTAGGCAACGATTCGCGATAACGGGGCGGTGGTTGGCAGCAAAAAAAAACGCCCGACCATTTGCCGAGCGTTCGCGTTGATTCAAGTTGTCGTAAGCGAAGATTACTTCTTCACGCGTTCGACGTAGGTGCCATCGCGGGTGTCGACCTTGATGACGTCGCCCAGATTCACAAACATCGGAACCTGGATTTCGGCACCGGTTTCAATGGTAGCTGGCTTGGTCACGTTAGTGGCCGTATTGCCCTTGGCACCTGGCTCGCAGTAGGTGACTTCCATCTCGACCTGCATCGGTGGAGTCATGTCCAGCGGGTTGCCGTTGAACAAGGTCATCATGCACTTCATGCCGTCTTTGAGGAACTTCCAACCATCCCCCATGGTGTCGGCGTCGAGTTCGTATTGCTCGAACGTTTCATTGTCCATGAAGACCCACGTGTCCCCTTGCTTGTAGAGGAACTGCACGTCGGTCTCTTCGACGTCGGCGGATTCCAGCGTTTCACCACCACGCCAGGTACGGTCCAAGTTGGTGCCGCGGATCAGGTTCTTGAGCCTACACTTGTACAGGGCGTTCCCCTTACCCGGCTTCACGAAGTTGCACTCGGTCATGATGTAGGGTTCGCCGTCGATCTGGACCTTCAAACCTTTACGAAAATCGCTGGTACTGTATTGCACGTGGGGACTCGCTGAAAAAAGATATCCGTCGTCTATCCAAGGGTTCAGGGCACCTTTCGCCCCTAGCCATTTCGGTAAAATGGAAAGATGAACATTGTAACTACCGATTCGCAATCTGCGAGTATCAATTGTATCGCGAACCCTGCCACATCGCCTAGCGAGGGTTGGAAAGCGTCGATGAGGGCTGCCTTCCGCCGCACAGGGGACTTGGCCGAGTACCTTCAGCTGCCCGATACGGCCTGGCAAAAAGGCTTGGCTGCCGCCGAGGACTTTCCGCTGTTCGTCCCGCGCGAGTTCGCCGCCAAGATGCTCCGGGGCGATCTGACCGATCCCCTGCTCCGCCAGGTGCTACCAATCGAGCAGGAAACCGTTTCAGTAGAAGGATTTACGGCGAATCCCGTGGGCGACCACGAAGCGACCCTGACACCCGGCCTTTTGCAAAAGTACCACGGCCGGGCCCTGATGGTAACGACCGGGGCGTGTGCGGTCCATTGTCGGTACTGCTTCCGGCGGCACTTTCCGTATGGGGAAGGCCCTAAGGGGATCGACGCGTGGAGTGCGGCCCTGGCAGCGATTCACCAGGATACGTCGCTTCACGAAATCTTGTTATCTGGTGGCGATCCACTGACCCTGACCGACGGCATTTTGGGGCAACTGGTCGAAAACATCGCCGCAGCCCGGCATATTCGCCGGCTACGCATCCATACGCGGCTGCCGGTGATGATCCCCTGCCGGATAAACGACCAGCTACTGACCTGGCTGACCGGGTCCAGGCTCAAGCCGTTTATGGTCATCCATGTGAACCATCCCCATGAACTGGCCGATGACGTCGCCCAGGCCTTGGCCCTTCTGAGCGAAGCCCAGGTTCCTCTGCTCAATCAAAGCGTCCTGCTGCGGGGGGTGAATGACGACGCCGAGACGCTGATCGAGCTGTCAGAGAAACTGCTCGATCTGAACGTCATGCCGTATTACCTGCACCAGCTCGACCGAGTGCAAGGCGCGGCCCACTTCGAGGTCTCGCGAGCCGAGGGATTGCGCATCGTGCAAACCATGCGCAGCCGCCTGCCAGGTTACGCGATACCAAGGTACGTGGAAGAGATCGCTGGCGATACCAGCAAGCGGGTAATCGCGTAGCTGGCGTCTTCGCTTAGCGGTTGCGAGGGTTGTTTTCGAGTCGCCGCTTAGTTTGGGGCTGGTTCGG encodes the following:
- a CDS encoding DUF1559 domain-containing protein, translating into MFKSAPRHAFTLVELLVVIAIIGVLIALLLPAVQQAREAARRSQCINNLKQLGVAAHNHHDTFGKFPAGLYNQNGGRADNSEPDQIGPNWVVMLLPYIEQDALYELFEVNTNVTVTTDKWNRDAVVTTGGPLARSQVIATLQCPSATGTSQAFNPTTALGNNWGRGTYAANGGAATHWHQTNQTQTLNNGVNVPAHGVFTVNKGRNMSEVLDGTSNTILFDEIRCGENVGDQRGVWALGISGSSIVHGMNEHDMYGPNDTGDNSDDVYDCVDMAKGGGCYESGTNNQANARSLHPGIVNVVRVDGSVSNVTDTVDLDVWSTLHAIADGQVISEN
- the efp gene encoding elongation factor P, yielding MQYSTSDFRKGLKVQIDGEPYIMTECNFVKPGKGNALYKCRLKNLIRGTNLDRTWRGGETLESADVEETDVQFLYKQGDTWVFMDNETFEQYELDADTMGDGWKFLKDGMKCMMTLFNGNPLDMTPPMQVEMEVTYCEPGAKGNTATNVTKPATIETGAEIQVPMFVNLGDVIKVDTRDGTYVERVKK
- the epmB gene encoding EF-P beta-lysylation protein EpmB gives rise to the protein MNIVTTDSQSASINCIANPATSPSEGWKASMRAAFRRTGDLAEYLQLPDTAWQKGLAAAEDFPLFVPREFAAKMLRGDLTDPLLRQVLPIEQETVSVEGFTANPVGDHEATLTPGLLQKYHGRALMVTTGACAVHCRYCFRRHFPYGEGPKGIDAWSAALAAIHQDTSLHEILLSGGDPLTLTDGILGQLVENIAAARHIRRLRIHTRLPVMIPCRINDQLLTWLTGSRLKPFMVIHVNHPHELADDVAQALALLSEAQVPLLNQSVLLRGVNDDAETLIELSEKLLDLNVMPYYLHQLDRVQGAAHFEVSRAEGLRIVQTMRSRLPGYAIPRYVEEIAGDTSKRVIA